The sequence below is a genomic window from Kitasatospora kifunensis.
CACGTGGTGGCCCAACACCCCACCGGGCCCATCTCCGCGATGAACCTTGGCTTCATCCGCTACAACCTGGTGATCATTCCGGCTGTCGCACTCATCGTCTACACGTCCAACGTGGTGCTGTCCGTCGTCAAGCCCTGGGGGCGCCGGACAAGCAGCCCCCGCAAGGGCGTTCAGCCGACATAGCACGGACGGTACTTCGGAATGTTTTCCGACGTACCGTCCGTGCTGCCGCCCGACCGGGCGATCACTGGCGACCCGCGCTGTCACCGCACCTACTTCGGGTCGCGGTTGAACTTCGAGGTGGACCAGAAGTAGCCGAGCACCGCGAGGCCCAGGCACCAAATCACCGCGAGCCAGCCGTTGTTGCCGATCTCGCTGCCGAGCAGCAGGCCCCGCAGGGTTTCGATGGCGGGCGTGAAGGGCTGGTACTCGGCGATCGGCTGGAACCAGCCCGGCATGGAGTGGATCGGGGTGAAGGCGCTGGACAGGAGCGGCAGCAGGATCAGCGGCATGGCGTTGTTGCTGGCGGCCTCGGCGTTCGGGCTGACCAGGCCCATGCCGACCGCGATCCAGGTGAGCGCCAGAGCGAAGAGCACGAGCAGCCCGAACGCCGCCAGCCAGTCCAGGGTTCCGGCGTCCTTGGACCGGAAGCCGATGGCCACGGCGACGGCGCCGACGAGGACCACGCTCATGATCGACTGCAGCACGCTGCCGACGACGTGCCCGACGAGCACCGAAGGGCGGTGGATCGCCATCGTGCGGAAGCGGGCGATGATGCCCTCGGTCATGTCGTTGGAGACCGACACCGCGGTTCCCACCACGGTGCTGCCGATGGTCATCAGCAGCAGGCCCGGGACGATGTACGCGATGTACGCGGAGCGGCCCCCGCCCCCGATACCGGCACTCATCGAGTTGCCGAAGATGTAGACGAAGAGCAACAGCAGCATGATCGGGGTGAGCAGCAGGTTCAGGGTGAGGGACGGGTAGCGCCGCGCGTGCAGGAGGTTGCGGCGCAGCATCGTGGACGAGTCGCGTACGGCGAGGGCGAGGGAGCTCATCGGACAGTCTCCTTGGGCTGGTTGGGGATGTTGGTGCCGCCGGTCAGGGCGAAGAACACGTCGTCGAGGTCGGGGGTGTGCACGGTCAGCTCGTCCGCCTCGATGCCGGCCAAGTCCAGCCGGTCGAGGATGGAGCGCAGTTCGCGCTGGCTGCCGTCGCTGGGGATCTGCAGCGACAGCGTCTCGTCGTCCCGGGTGACCTCGCGCAGGGCGACGGCGGCGCCCCGGTACGCGGCCGGGTCGGTGAAGCGGAGCCGGACGTGCCCGCCCGGGATGAGCCGCTTCAGTTCCTCGGCGGTGCCCTGGGCGGCGATCCCGCCGTCGTTGAGCACGGCGATGCGGTCGGCGAGTTGGTCGGCCTCCTCCAGGTACTGCGTGGTGAGGAAGACGGTGACGCCGTCGGAGAC
It includes:
- a CDS encoding ABC transporter permease; its protein translation is MSSLALAVRDSSTMLRRNLLHARRYPSLTLNLLLTPIMLLLLFVYIFGNSMSAGIGGGGRSAYIAYIVPGLLLMTIGSTVVGTAVSVSNDMTEGIIARFRTMAIHRPSVLVGHVVGSVLQSIMSVVLVGAVAVAIGFRSKDAGTLDWLAAFGLLVLFALALTWIAVGMGLVSPNAEAASNNAMPLILLPLLSSAFTPIHSMPGWFQPIAEYQPFTPAIETLRGLLLGSEIGNNGWLAVIWCLGLAVLGYFWSTSKFNRDPK